One genomic segment of Marinitoga piezophila KA3 includes these proteins:
- a CDS encoding DegV family protein: protein MKRAIIVDSGCSPTPDWIEKYNLKFMGMKVYIDGKEYTDGVDLSKEKFYDLVEGAEEIHTAQPSLKEIMNIYESLKEEGYDEIVDIHFSSKMSGLYNTANMAKNMLNDINLKIVDTKMVSIGASLVARRIVELLNEGREFEEVNELIPKIIDNTFMEFSVPTLKYLIKNGRIGKAAGMAGTLLKIIPVLTVEDAEITPLAKVRGLNKAYKTMSESLFEFIKNKPYNIKIYKIHGFESNKEQEEKVFNMFMDKFQTLGYDYELIEGRIWPTVACHSGPEVFGLAVYGEEKPL, encoded by the coding sequence ATGAAAAGGGCAATAATCGTAGATTCAGGATGTTCTCCGACACCTGACTGGATTGAAAAATATAATCTGAAATTTATGGGAATGAAGGTATATATTGATGGAAAAGAATATACTGATGGTGTAGATCTTTCAAAAGAAAAATTTTATGATTTAGTAGAAGGTGCTGAAGAAATTCATACCGCTCAACCATCCTTAAAGGAAATAATGAATATTTATGAGTCATTAAAAGAAGAGGGATATGATGAAATTGTTGATATTCATTTTTCATCGAAAATGTCAGGGTTATACAACACTGCTAATATGGCAAAAAATATGCTCAATGATATTAATCTAAAAATTGTTGACACCAAAATGGTTTCAATAGGAGCTTCTCTTGTTGCGAGAAGAATTGTTGAACTCTTAAATGAAGGAAGAGAATTTGAAGAAGTTAACGAATTAATTCCGAAAATTATAGATAATACATTTATGGAATTTTCTGTCCCAACATTAAAATATCTTATTAAAAATGGAAGGATTGGAAAAGCAGCAGGGATGGCAGGAACTTTATTAAAAATAATTCCAGTATTAACTGTTGAAGATGCTGAAATTACTCCGTTAGCTAAGGTTAGAGGTTTAAATAAAGCATATAAAACTATGTCTGAATCATTGTTTGAATTTATAAAAAATAAACCTTATAACATTAAAATATATAAAATACACGGATTTGAAAGCAATAAAGAACAGGAAGAAAAAGTGTTTAACATGTTTATGGACAAATTCCAAACACTTGGCTATGATTACGAACTAATTGAAGGTAGAATATGGCCAACAGTAGCATGTCATAGTGGTCCGGAAGTATTCGGGCTTGCAGTATATGGGGAGGAAAAACCCTTATAA
- the recG gene encoding ATP-dependent DNA helicase RecG, which yields MNIEDFFNGLEAKLKDALKEKLKWEYLFKELYKYSANYINIIEQEKGLKEKIGSFLGYYKPIANLSDERRIKRALNGLELIEKLKYEYLIDSPEKPYKDMPLATDIKFIKGVGNKRAKILREFGINSIEDTFYFFPRDYEDRREIKRIIDCYHGQNCLVVGNIVNFEEKNIGSLRILSYALEDKDGSVLILTWFNQDYIKKFIQVGLKVAAYGTVEVEFGRKTIKNPDFQIITSEQEVQTGILPVYPLKRGIYQNNMRNIFSETIPYVNYKEEFIPEEIKNKYKLISLSRRIKGIHFPKSFFHYEKAKEALKYEEIFLFEFSVLMKKRLIKEKIGISKKNEGKLIEEFKKILSFKLTNAQNKVFNEIRKDMDSKEPMNRLLQGDVGSGKTVVSEMALLYNYESGFQGAVMVPTSVLAKQQFLKIKKHMENFGINVELLLGETKNSEKKIIKEKLKNGEIDILIGTHALIQEDVEFKNLGLVVIDEQHRFGVKQRLSLINKGVMPDILFMTATPIPRTLAMTLYGDLDVSIIDEMPSGRKKVKTVYATEEKINEIYKFIEDELKQKHQVFFIYPLIEESEAIDLKAATEMYEVLNKRFKKYGVELLHGKMKSQEKNDIMERFSKKEFLILVSTTVVEVGVDIPDATVIVIEHAERFGLSQLHQLRGRVGRSNKQAYCFLVVSKKTTSETRERLRKFAQTTNGFEVSEMDLQWRGPGKFFGTEQHGLPDFKFPDILSNPELINTARKDANEILSKDPDLIKYPALREEIYKRYGKKLKMLEA from the coding sequence ATGAATATAGAAGACTTTTTTAACGGTCTCGAAGCTAAATTAAAAGATGCTTTAAAAGAAAAACTAAAATGGGAATATTTATTTAAAGAGTTATATAAATATTCCGCCAATTATATAAACATAATAGAACAGGAGAAGGGCCTAAAAGAAAAAATAGGCTCTTTTCTTGGTTATTATAAACCTATAGCTAATCTTTCAGATGAAAGGCGTATAAAAAGAGCTTTAAATGGTTTAGAACTAATAGAAAAATTGAAATATGAATATCTAATTGATTCACCAGAAAAACCATATAAAGATATGCCATTAGCTACAGATATTAAATTTATCAAAGGTGTCGGCAATAAACGTGCAAAAATATTAAGAGAATTTGGTATTAATTCAATTGAAGATACATTTTATTTTTTCCCGAGAGATTATGAAGATAGAAGAGAAATTAAACGTATTATTGATTGTTATCATGGTCAAAATTGTCTTGTTGTTGGTAATATAGTAAATTTTGAAGAAAAAAATATAGGAAGTTTAAGAATATTATCATATGCTCTTGAAGATAAAGATGGGAGTGTTTTAATTCTTACATGGTTTAACCAGGATTATATAAAAAAATTTATTCAAGTTGGATTAAAGGTTGCAGCCTATGGAACAGTTGAAGTGGAGTTTGGCAGGAAAACCATTAAAAATCCTGATTTTCAGATAATAACTTCTGAACAAGAAGTTCAAACTGGAATTCTTCCAGTATATCCTTTAAAAAGAGGTATATACCAAAACAATATGAGAAACATTTTTTCAGAAACAATTCCCTATGTAAATTATAAAGAAGAATTTATTCCTGAAGAAATCAAAAATAAATATAAATTAATAAGTTTATCCAGGCGAATAAAAGGGATACATTTTCCAAAGAGTTTTTTTCATTATGAAAAAGCCAAAGAAGCTTTAAAATATGAAGAGATTTTTTTATTTGAATTTTCAGTATTAATGAAAAAAAGATTAATTAAAGAAAAAATAGGTATATCTAAAAAAAATGAAGGGAAATTAATTGAAGAATTTAAAAAGATATTATCTTTTAAATTGACTAATGCTCAAAATAAGGTTTTTAATGAAATAAGAAAAGATATGGATTCCAAAGAACCTATGAACAGACTATTACAAGGAGATGTTGGTTCAGGAAAAACTGTAGTTTCAGAAATGGCATTATTATACAATTATGAAAGTGGTTTTCAGGGAGCAGTGATGGTACCAACCTCTGTACTCGCTAAACAACAATTTTTAAAAATTAAAAAACATATGGAGAATTTTGGGATTAACGTGGAATTATTATTGGGTGAAACAAAAAATTCTGAGAAAAAAATTATTAAAGAAAAATTAAAAAATGGTGAAATAGATATTTTGATAGGAACACATGCATTAATTCAGGAAGATGTAGAATTTAAAAACCTTGGTCTTGTTGTAATTGACGAACAACATCGTTTTGGAGTAAAACAGCGTTTAAGCTTAATAAATAAAGGGGTAATGCCTGATATCTTATTTATGACAGCTACCCCAATTCCCCGAACGCTCGCCATGACATTGTATGGAGATCTTGATGTTTCAATAATTGATGAAATGCCATCTGGAAGGAAGAAAGTTAAAACAGTTTATGCAACAGAAGAAAAAATAAATGAAATATATAAATTTATAGAAGATGAATTAAAACAAAAACACCAGGTTTTCTTTATATATCCGCTAATTGAAGAATCTGAAGCAATAGATTTAAAAGCCGCAACGGAAATGTATGAAGTATTAAATAAAAGATTTAAAAAATATGGTGTTGAACTATTACATGGTAAAATGAAATCACAGGAAAAAAACGATATTATGGAACGATTTTCCAAAAAAGAATTCTTAATCCTTGTTTCTACAACAGTTGTGGAAGTTGGTGTTGATATTCCAGATGCTACCGTAATTGTTATAGAACATGCAGAACGTTTTGGTCTATCACAATTGCATCAATTAAGAGGAAGAGTTGGAAGAAGCAATAAGCAGGCTTACTGTTTCCTTGTTGTTAGCAAAAAAACAACTTCTGAAACACGAGAACGCTTAAGAAAATTTGCTCAAACAACAAATGGATTTGAAGTTTCAGAAATGGATCTGCAATGGAGAGGGCCTGGAAAATTCTTTGGCACTGAGCAGCATGGATTACCAGATTTTAAATTTCCTGATATATTAAGCAATCCAGAACTTATAAACACAGCAAGAAAAGATGCTAATGAAATATTGTCCAAAGATCCCGATTTAATAAAATATCCTGCATTAAGAGAAGAAATATATAAACGATATGGGAAAAAATTAAAAATGTTAGAAGCGTAG
- the rsmD gene encoding 16S rRNA (guanine(966)-N(2))-methyltransferase RsmD yields MLSIESGSLRGKKVMTVNDKRTRYTPANVRRAIFNFVDVEDMKSLEIFGGSGIVTFEFLSSGATDATIIEASKKACSTILKNARNLGVKDKINLICSDFRNAIAKLTEKYDIIFMDPPFQMGLADEAMKKISENSNIYDEDTLIIVEHSKREEISEKYGELAVYKVYNYGDIKLTLFTMGGK; encoded by the coding sequence ATGTTATCAATAGAAAGTGGAAGTTTAAGAGGAAAAAAAGTAATGACTGTTAATGATAAAAGAACACGTTATACACCGGCAAATGTAAGAAGAGCTATATTTAATTTTGTTGATGTGGAAGATATGAAATCTCTTGAAATATTCGGAGGTTCAGGAATAGTTACTTTCGAATTTTTAAGTTCAGGAGCCACAGATGCAACTATTATTGAAGCATCTAAAAAAGCCTGTTCTACTATATTAAAAAATGCAAGGAATTTAGGAGTTAAAGACAAAATAAATTTAATATGTTCTGATTTTAGAAATGCTATTGCAAAATTAACAGAAAAATACGATATAATATTTATGGATCCACCTTTTCAAATGGGACTTGCAGATGAAGCAATGAAAAAAATTAGTGAAAACTCTAATATATATGATGAAGATACTTTAATCATAGTTGAACATTCAAAAAGAGAAGAAATTTCAGAAAAATATGGTGAACTTGCAGTATATAAGGTGTATAATTATGGTGATATAAAACTAACATTATTTACAATGGGGGGAAAATGA
- a CDS encoding late competence development ComFB family protein, translating into MIIEKYHITNVMEHIVEEITNEMFAMPNIDMCICDRCRADVIALALNHLHPKYVVTEKGRLYSELQNYTFQTRAEVLTEVLKAMEKVKEHPSHPKEESIYRNEENIDLDELEKHFENISNNKKNK; encoded by the coding sequence ATGATTATTGAAAAGTATCATATTACTAATGTAATGGAACATATAGTTGAAGAAATAACCAATGAAATGTTTGCGATGCCAAATATCGATATGTGTATATGCGACAGATGTAGAGCCGATGTTATTGCACTGGCATTAAACCATCTGCATCCAAAATATGTAGTCACTGAAAAAGGTAGATTATATTCAGAATTGCAAAATTACACATTCCAGACAAGAGCGGAAGTATTAACAGAAGTATTAAAAGCCATGGAAAAGGTAAAAGAACATCCTTCACACCCTAAAGAAGAATCTATATATAGAAATGAAGAAAATATAGATCTTGACGAACTTGAAAAGCATTTTGAAAATATAAGTAATAACAAAAAAAATAAATAA